The Nostoc cf. commune SO-36 genomic sequence TGATAGAGACAATACAAAATTTATAATCCCGAATTCAGAACAAGAAAGTGGAGAAATTAAACCCGTTTATACTCCTACAGAGAAGCAAGCTACATCCGCCAGTCACATTCCAATTCAATTCTGAATTCTGACTACTGACTCCTGAATTCTGGTTTATTAAACAGCTAAAAAGCGTTGAATCACATCTTGGCTGAGTTCGGTTGTGGAACCGGAGGCGACAATACCACCTTTTTGCATGGCGTAGTAGTAATCAGCTTGACGGACAAAGTGTAAATGTTGCTCTACCAATAAAACCGAAATGCCTGTGGTTTCGACGATGCGACGGACTGCGGCTTCAATTTCGAGGATGATTGAGGGTTGAATACCTTCAGTGGGTTCATCCAATACGAGTAATTGAGGTTCTCCCATTAAAGCACGTGCGATCGCTAATTGTTGTTGCTGTCCACCACTTAAATCACCACCCATCCGCGAAAGCATGGTTTTTAAAACTGGGAATAAGCTAAAAACTTCCTCTGGAATTTCTGCTTTTTTTTAGTGGTTTTGCGTCTTGCCTCTAACCCCAGC encodes the following:
- a CDS encoding ATP-binding cassette domain-containing protein translates to MLSRMGGDLSGGQQQQLAIARALMGEPQLLVLDEPTEGIQPSIILEIEAAVRRIVETTGISVLLVEQHLHFVRQADYYYAMQKGGIVASGSTTELSQDVIQRFLAV